One window of Flavobacteriales bacterium genomic DNA carries:
- a CDS encoding PKD domain-containing protein, translating to MIILLIATFNNVQAQDVIPSSADIRLVQGTAGDQLLVQMKIHSTSDFGGILSALTVTIRYDASSGMAIGGGTSFCSAWSAFSPSPVVLNGGLAYRTYNGFGINRLEDPVFDGGCGISLVPEEWFTITTIPVAGEGCTEFILGNDAFTQLSNRNYYVSMGGHNVTGQVLDGPVNGGNCAPDCLGIPGGTALPGTPCDDLDPGTFDDTWGANCVCTGTTGCVPPTITGTSTNSPICSSNGLNLAVTATGSGPLSYAWTGAGSYSPNPTSASVTVTGAATGPYQVTVSNTCGDASASIPVMVQQAPSATIAYGGSPYCATTGTATVTRTGTSGGTYTASPGGLSITGSTGTINLGNSTAGTYTVTYTIAAGGGCAAFSTTATVVITAGPSATISREHRFGPGKYRGAAEPILQVRAAFPSMGTTERSIWGTARPGRTR from the coding sequence TTGATCATCTTGCTCATCGCGACGTTCAACAACGTGCAAGCCCAAGATGTCATCCCTTCATCGGCCGATATCCGTCTGGTACAAGGCACTGCCGGAGATCAACTGCTGGTGCAGATGAAGATCCACAGTACTTCGGATTTCGGCGGGATCCTCAGCGCGCTTACCGTTACGATCCGTTATGATGCGTCTTCCGGCATGGCGATCGGAGGGGGCACAAGCTTTTGTAGCGCATGGAGTGCTTTTTCGCCGTCCCCGGTCGTCCTGAACGGAGGGCTGGCCTATCGGACGTACAACGGTTTCGGGATCAACCGGCTGGAGGATCCTGTCTTTGACGGAGGTTGCGGTATATCCCTGGTGCCGGAGGAATGGTTCACCATCACGACCATCCCGGTCGCCGGGGAGGGTTGCACGGAATTCATCTTAGGCAATGACGCCTTCACCCAGCTGTCCAACCGGAATTACTACGTGTCCATGGGCGGCCACAATGTTACCGGGCAGGTTCTGGACGGACCGGTCAATGGCGGGAATTGCGCACCGGATTGCTTAGGCATTCCCGGAGGTACTGCGCTTCCCGGAACGCCTTGCGACGATCTGGACCCCGGCACATTCGACGATACTTGGGGTGCGAACTGTGTTTGCACCGGAACCACGGGCTGCGTTCCTCCAACGATCACGGGCACGAGCACCAACTCGCCGATCTGTTCCAGCAACGGGCTGAACTTGGCCGTTACGGCCACCGGTTCCGGACCATTGAGCTATGCATGGACGGGCGCTGGCAGCTATTCCCCCAATCCGACATCCGCAAGCGTGACGGTGACAGGGGCTGCTACGGGTCCATATCAAGTGACGGTGTCCAACACCTGCGGTGATGCGTCGGCATCCATTCCAGTGATGGTACAACAGGCACCATCCGCGACGATCGCATACGGTGGTTCTCCATACTGCGCTACCACCGGCACAGCCACGGTCACACGTACGGGCACGTCCGGCGGTACATACACCGCGAGCCCGGGCGGTCTGTCCATCACTGGGAGCACCGGAACGATCAATTTGGGGAACAGCACGGCCGGGACGTACACGGTGACTTACACTATTGCGGCGGGCGGCGGCTGCGCGGCCTTCAGCACCACGGCCACGGTTGTGATCACAGCTGGTCCTTCGGCTACGATCAGCAGGGAACACCGTTTTGGGCCAGGGAAGTACCGGGGGGCGGCGGAACCTATATTGCAAGTCCGAGCGGCCTTTCCATCAATGGGAA